The stretch of DNA CTGAAAATATTAAACCTTAACGtaaatttaaacaaaacaatactCGTTCAATTTAGAAATTATAGAACTTCACCCGTGTCTATCACCGTAACACAAGGATCGGTGACAATAGAACAAGTGGACAGCGCTAAATTCCTAGGTATTACAGTAGATTCTCATCTCAATTGGAAGTCTGACATTGCAGATTTAAACTGTAAAATTGCAAAAGCAGCCTATGCCTTATCTATACTCTCTGAAACATGTTCAGAGAATGTCGTTAAAAGCGCATACTATGGAAATGTTTATTCACAAATCACGTATGGTATCATTTATTGGGGTGATTCTGTTGATGTTCTAACTACATTCAGGTTACAAAAAAGATGCTTACGAAACATGTTTCACTTGCATTACCGTCACTCAGTTAGAGATGTTTTCAAGGTAAAGCAGATTTTGACTCTAACTGGAATCTACATACTCGAGCTTTGCCTTTTTGTAAAGCGCAATGGAGAGTATTTCACAAAACTGTCCACAATTAACGATAACTTGCGCATGCAATATAAATATAACTATCGTATTCCAAAggtcaataataaaattatggatAAAAGTGCCTACATTGCCGCAATAAAAGTTTTTAACAAGTTGCCTGTTGAAATAAAGTCTATAGATAGATATAGATACTAAACAATTTAAaaccattttgaaaaaatggcTTATTAATAGTCTTCTACAGCATGAAAGATTTTGACGATTATGATAATAGTGTCTGCatgtattaattttgatatttagttaTAGGTTAGTCATAATTATATTGTACGTCCGTGATGGATAAACTGTTGGTTCTTAATAGTATCAATAGTATTATGTAACATCTTTGTACACAGTTAAACAATAAAtcgtatcttatcttatcttatctcaACATACGCCTCCAGTACCACATCTCGAATGCATCGAACCTTTGCCTTTCTCGGGCTCGTATCGTCCATGTTTCTACGCCATACAGAAATATGGGATATGGGGAATACAAGAGCGCGTACTAGCCATTGGTTCCCGCAGGTGTCTTATTAATTCATAAATCTTGAacataaattagttaaaaagtCTCTCCGGCTTACGCAGGGTCGGCTACTTTTATGTCTTCTTTGAGAATGCCAGGAAGCCGCGTTTTGGTGTTCATGCTCCTCAAAAATTTATAGGTTATTAGCATTTTCAGTGGGCAGATTTGTTAACTGACGATAGAATGTCGTGTCGCCGGTGCAGGTGCAAGTGTCCCGGCACTCGCGGCCCGCGAGCTACTCGGGCGAGGCGGAgcgccgcgcgcgcgccgcccggccgccgccgccgccgccggcgccgctcgACCCGCGCGAGCACGCCGCGGTCGCTGACAGGGACCAGGTGGCGCAGTACGCGTCCAGCGGCAGTGAGTGGCGCTACTTTCTATGAATTCTGTGATTCGCATTTGATTCATAGGTTTCTAGCCAAACATTTTTACGAGCAATAAGGCCCATCTCGATAAATCTGAAGCTTATGTCGACAATATTTTCTACAACAACTAGGTACCCATTACTTACTTGCCCTTTTTTCAGTGCTAGACGAACTATCTACGAGCACTAGCATCGACGCGCTCAAGACGCGCTCGCTGCCGGCGTTCCTGCGACCCAAACCGCGACCCCTGTCCACCGAGGACGACCTGCAGCAGCTTTACGCTAAGGTATATGCAATCGTGACCTAGTACACGTTTATCGACTTTTTAAATCAGGGATCGACGCAACCAGATTTGGCAATGCTTACGCGCTGCTTCTTTTACCACTAAACAGCTCCTTTCGCAAATAGTGAATGGCCCCCGTTAAAACGTTTACACACATTGGGatacactttttagggttccgtacctcaaaagaaaaaaaacggaacccttataggatcactcgtgcgtctggccgtccgtctgtcacagtaGATTGAGTGTTTGTACATccctagtgaagccatttcaagtgcgacgtcacgtcgcactcgtgtcaccgtattcgatcggccctggcagtactcaaggtcacgtcggtttgtgtacacctcccgtttaaaaatcaaaaacacaggaaaaatggttgtttgtgcattgaatgggtgtcacagcgcatcatatcataaaaacaaaccgacttacattacacttcacgcgtaagtatagagtttaatgtgatatttttacgtaatcgtaactacaaaaatccaatgtttcgtcagccgccatttcttataaatgttgccagtgtagtgaatattttttcctcaaaatgggacatgacgtttacattctaaaataaatacgcttaattgaagttgcttgtataattatataaaaattataaattatatttttaaatatttcattattttatttcaaattatgtagtaatttcatgcacatgttaaataaaaaattgtaaaaatgtataattttttttatttaaaccttatttcacaaaggattctaatgcaaaaaatccttaaataaacataaaaagcttttgctattaaatctacacacaaattattaataaccaagtgttaaggatatttttaaatccccactttgagggaaatatgtatatactggcaacaagtttttgtatatgtgtgtgtgttgctgagcgtaaaacacgagcctcacgcacacatcgatcgtgtttcggcttcacttttggcaggttagccgtatggggactatctgtctatgcgttattagtctgagtgtcacagcctattttctccgaaactactgaaccaattattaagttgaaatttggtacacatatgtacgtTTTTGAGCCAAAgaacatgtaacgtaaataaatgaattttaaacatagggggcacttttggtATCGTCATGGGtggtcccattcgtttttcgtcaagttcttaaattagtcctattctgctttcgtcactcattctacattcgtcacaatcgtcggtggctttcaatgtagaatgagtgacgaaagcagaataggactaatttaagaacttgacgaaaaacgaatgggtctaaaattttgaaaaaaatacactaaataGGTCGTTACCTATAGATGATAGGAACACccattagaaatgtgcagtcaagcgtgagttggacataatttattagtttttgatccgaccccgaCGGGTTGTTTAAAGACGTCACTCACGttgcacataaaaaaatacattgttaaaaattgtgtaatgtacggaacccttggaacgcgagtccgacttgcacttggccggtttttgacaATGCTTGTCATTATTTCGCTACATTACCATTTACCACAAAGTCGTCGTACACTGCACAAACAACTACCTATGGCTGTTCAACACAACAAGCAGTCTACATATAAAACTAGATCCTGCATGGTGTTGCAGGTGTCACTGAGCAAGAAGTACAAGAGCCGCATGCGCAGCGAACACGCAGCCATTATTGCGCTGAGTAAATCGCGCAGCCAGTTCTTCGACGCTGATGCAGTCATCGTGTACGACCAGCGGACCGCTCTCTAACTTATAAAGTGTGTGCTCAAACTCCGTGGTGATAGTGATACATTGataatagagtcggaccaagctaaatctgcaccgactttaaacaaagataaattaataatttaaaaaaataatttattaattatttttttaaagataaataaagatttttgaataaagattttcattttctttctttttcttttttttatacagaCTATAGACAAATATAAGAGTCTTTACTTATATGTCTCCATGATAGCCTCCTGAGTCCTGTTGTCCTTTTCAAAGGACATATAAAACAAACAATTATGAACTTTATTGGCGTTTTATCTTATACATGCCGGATTGCCGGACCCAGTCCGTACGTACACCTCACGTACACCTATATAAGCATGACGGACGGCTCTGGCTCGTCAGTAATGGAGAAACAGTGCAAGTCGTGCGGTGGTACAGACCACCATCGCAGAAGCTCTGCGAAGTGTACCAACTACCTGCCTCCGATTCGAAAACGTAGATTGAGTGATGGTGCAGCGCAAACCCTGGATATCTACGTCGTCAAACGCGGTCTGTGCTCCGCGTTGTGTCCTCTTCTCTCGCCTCAACGCCGATCCAGACTGCTCGAAGAGATCAGACGGGACGTGCGTGACCTGTCGCGCATCTACGTCCAACTGggcatattttatttacaatctCTACATGAAGACACGGGGGCACCGTTCTACCTGACATACCGGATGTGTTGAATTTCGTTTACGCGATGAAGGGCAAAGGACCGTACGCCGAATCATACACTAGGTACTTTGGCGATCACCGTCGTTACGATGGTAAGTTGCGCTCGTTTATCGTGCAAGAACTGGCCAAGCAGTATGAGACCACACTGCGCACCAACATAACTATGCACGCGTATTCGAGACTGGCTCGCTACTTCAAAGTGAAGCGCAACGACGAACGTCTCTTTCGAGCCTACTATAGAAGGATTTTGCCCGACGGCGACGACAATACGAGCCGGGAGATTGCTCGCGTGTGTGCCGTCATCAACAAGGACACCGTGGAGGGTTCGCGGTGGTGGAAGACCGTACCCGAATGGATGCGCATACAACAGGGAATGGTGACGCGCAGTTTCCGTCTATTTCCACAGCCGTCGCACGGACTCAAGCACGTGATGTATACATCGACAGGATGGTTCGAGCTGCTGCGTCGAGTCGCTCCCGATACCGTCCCCGGCACGTGGAACAAAATTACCGATCATCTTAATCAACTGTGGACACCGTGGTTGGACGTGCCGGCCACCAAATTCGGCTGTTGTCTTCAGACGGACGGCGTGAGCGTGAGTCTCTCGATGAGTCGGTGCGCCAAGCCACTGAT from Cydia splendana chromosome 5, ilCydSple1.2, whole genome shotgun sequence encodes:
- the LOC134790409 gene encoding uncharacterized protein LOC134790409, encoding MFLQGRVIIVWLSWLIGGICGVVILLVIVCYCRLMPRHQKSFDEQYLKEKGSIKDSHAAYTSQDGYTRVKNAEVQVSRHSRPASYSGEAERRARAARPPPPPPAPLDPREHAAVADRDQVAQYASSGMLDELSTSTSIDALKTRSLPAFLRPKPRPLSTEDDLQQLYAKVSLSKKYKSRMRSEHAAIIALSKSRSQFFDADAVIVYDQRTAL